The genomic region CAATACCGCTGGGCCGGTTCGGCGTAGAGCGGCAGGTTATGCGCAATCGGAACATCTGGGTCCTTCAGTGTCAGATGGACCGGCTGATCTTCCTCATGATTGGTATTCGACAGGAATACCGAGGACAGGCGATCGAAACTGATGACGCCATCGGGCTTGGGATATTCGATCTTTTTCACCTGATCGGCGCGCCATAGGCTTTCATTGTCGGGATGATGCTTCATCGTGAATGGCATACGGATCCCGAGATGCTCGGCCCACATCGTCATGCCTGAGAGGATCGTCCCCGCGAAATTGCCATATTTCTCAACCAGCGGCAGCGTGTTGCGGACTTTGCGCAGCTCTTTCGATACCCAGCTCGTCTCATAGGCTTGCTCATAAGCGGTCAGTTCATCGCTGGTGCGTTCGGCATGAACCGCTTCGAAGGCCGCCTCAGCCGCCATCATCCCGGTTTTCATCGCCGTATGGCTGCCCTTGATCCGCGGTACATTCACGAACCCGGCAGAACAGCCGATCAGAGCGCCGCCCGGGAAGGTCAGTTTGGGAACCGACTGCCAGCCGCCATCATTGATCGCACGGGCGCCATAGGACACCCGTTTCCCGCCTTCGAGAATTTCGCGGATCGCAGGGTGCTGTTTCCAGCGCTGCATCTCTTCAAATGGTGAAACCCATGGGTTCGCATAATTGAGCCACGTGACGAACCCGAGCGCGACCTGGCCATTTTCCTGATGGTAGAGAAAGCCACCGCCATTGGCCTCATCGAGCGGCCAGCCCTGGGTATGAATGACACGGCCCGGAGCATGTTTTTCCGGATCGATATCCCATAGCTCTTTTATACCAAGACCATAGACTTGCGGCTGACTGTTCGCATCGAGTTCAAACTGTTTGATCAGCTGTTTCGACAGGTGTCCGCGCACGCCTTCGGCAAAGAAAGTGTATTTAGCGTGGAGCTCCATTCCGGCCATGTAATCCGGCTTTTTCTCGCCATCTCGGGCGATACCCATATCACCGGTCGCCACACCCTTAACCGAGCCATCATCATGATACAGGATTTCAGCAGCCGCAAAGCCCGGGAATATCTCGATACCCAGCGCTTCTGCCCGACCGGCCAGCCAGCGGCAGAAATTGCCCAGGCTGACAGTATAGGTGCCCTTATTGTTCATGAAGGTCGGCATCATGATGTGGGGAAATTCGCGCTTTTTCGTCTCGGTGAGGATCCAGTGATGATTCTCAGTAACCGGGACCGTCAGCGGATTATCGTCGAAATCGCGCCAGTCGGGGAATAACTCATCAAGTGCCCGCGGATCGACTACCGCGCCTGAGAGGATATGCGCACCAACTTCGCTGCCTTTTTCGAGGATGCAGACCGAAATATCCTTGCCGGTTTCTTCAGCAAGCTGTTTCAGCCTGATCGCAGCAGAAAGCCCTGCTGGCCCACCGCCGACAATCACGACGTCATATGGCATGGATTCCCGTTCGGACATTCCAACATTCTCCTTCAACCGGCCGTTCTTGGCTCATATCGTCGCGGCCAGCAACCAATCTGTCAGATAGTCACTGCCCGGCGATTGACCAAGCCGTCAACCTTCGACTCTATGGCCAGCCAGTTAGCCAAGGGGATGCGCCATCAGCGGCGAATTCGAAAACAGTATGAAATGGTGGCAAGAAGCCGGCGTCGACACAATTGTCGCGGACGAACCGCGCAGCTGGCTTGAAGCCGCAAAACCCCGCTCTGGTGAGGCGAAAGTGGCCAATACACCAGATGCCGAACCAGCCGCACCCCAAGCCCTGTCCCTCCCCGCAGATATTGGCGAGCTGCGCGAATGGATGATGTCGACCGACATGATTGCCGCGTCTGCTGCGGAACGACTGGACGCGACCGGCGATCCGGCCAGTGGTCTGATGATCCTTGTCGACATGCCGGAACGCGGTGATTCTGCCGCCGGAACCCTGTTATCGGGTGACGCTGGCCTACTGTTTGATCGAATGCTCGCGGCCATGGGCCGTGATCGGGCCTCGACTTACATTGCCGCCCTGTGTCCCGCGCGGATAGCTGGTGGTGCAATCGACGAAACGATGCTCGACATTTTGAGCCAGGTGGCGCGCCGGCACGTGGCGCTGGCCGCGCCATCACAGCTGATTGTGATGGGCGACGCGCCGAGCCGTGTGTTTTGCGGGGCCAGCCTCGATGAAAGCCGCGGATCGCAACACAATTTTAACCATGATGGCGGCAATGTGCCCGTCACTGCTACTTTTCATCCGCGCTTCCTGCTGAAGCAACCGCGCCTCAAGGCCCATAGCTGGCAGGATCTGCAGATGGTGATCGAAGGAATGACCGCGTGAAACTGAAGCTTCTCGTCGCATCCACACTAGCGAGCGTCGCCGCCGCGCCGACTCTGGCCGATACTGGCAGTATCGCCGGGCCAAGCTTTTCGGAAGAGCGATCCGAGATTGGCAGCGTCATCGATCGCGACGAACGCGAAGCCTATCGCCAGATCTTTGCTGATATTCGCAATCGCAACTGGGAAAGCGCCCTGGCCCGGATCAGCCGTGCGCCAGACAGCCTTCTTGAACCGGTTGCGCTTGCAGAGCTCTATCTCGCCCCCGGCTCACCACGGGTCGAGCTTGATCCGTTGAGCGAGCTCCTTGAGGACGCGCCAGACCTTCCCGATGCACGCCGCATCCTCACCCTGGCTCAAGGCCGCGGTCTGGAACGCGCGCCCGTTCTCCCTGAAGCCCATTCCCTGCGCCGCATGCCAGGTCCGTCGCGCCGTGGTCGCGCTCGCCCGGTTCGCGATGACAGTGCCGCCCGCTCGCTTGCCCGCCAGATCCGTCCGCTCATTGTCGCAGACAGCCCGCGCGAAGCGGAAAACCTGCTCGAGGAAAATGCCGAAAATCTGACACGTGCCGGACTGACCGAAATCCAGCAGCGCGTCGCCTGGTCCTATTATCTCACCGGTGACGATCGCAATGCCCAACGTGTCGCCCGCCAAGCCCGCGCCGGTATCGGCG from Parasphingopyxis sp. CP4 harbors:
- a CDS encoding electron transfer flavoprotein-ubiquinone oxidoreductase, which encodes MSERESMPYDVVIVGGGPAGLSAAIRLKQLAEETGKDISVCILEKGSEVGAHILSGAVVDPRALDELFPDWRDFDDNPLTVPVTENHHWILTETKKREFPHIMMPTFMNNKGTYTVSLGNFCRWLAGRAEALGIEIFPGFAAAEILYHDDGSVKGVATGDMGIARDGEKKPDYMAGMELHAKYTFFAEGVRGHLSKQLIKQFELDANSQPQVYGLGIKELWDIDPEKHAPGRVIHTQGWPLDEANGGGFLYHQENGQVALGFVTWLNYANPWVSPFEEMQRWKQHPAIREILEGGKRVSYGARAINDGGWQSVPKLTFPGGALIGCSAGFVNVPRIKGSHTAMKTGMMAAEAAFEAVHAERTSDELTAYEQAYETSWVSKELRKVRNTLPLVEKYGNFAGTILSGMTMWAEHLGIRMPFTMKHHPDNESLWRADQVKKIEYPKPDGVISFDRLSSVFLSNTNHEEDQPVHLTLKDPDVPIAHNLPLYAEPAQRYCPAGVYEVVEEDDGNPRFQINAQNCVHCKTCDIKDPTQNINWVVPEGGGGPNYPNM
- a CDS encoding uracil-DNA glycosylase family protein; its protein translation is MKWWQEAGVDTIVADEPRSWLEAAKPRSGEAKVANTPDAEPAAPQALSLPADIGELREWMMSTDMIAASAAERLDATGDPASGLMILVDMPERGDSAAGTLLSGDAGLLFDRMLAAMGRDRASTYIAALCPARIAGGAIDETMLDILSQVARRHVALAAPSQLIVMGDAPSRVFCGASLDESRGSQHNFNHDGGNVPVTATFHPRFLLKQPRLKAHSWQDLQMVIEGMTA